One Globicephala melas chromosome 6, mGloMel1.2, whole genome shotgun sequence genomic window carries:
- the LOC115847431 gene encoding protein bicaudal D homolog 2 isoform X2 produces MSAPSEEEEYARLVMEAQPEWLRAEVKRLSHELAETTREKIQAAEYGLAVLEEKHQLKLQFEELEVDYEAIRGEMEQLKEAFGQAHTNHKKVAADGESREESLIQESASKEQYYVRKVLELQTELKQLRNVLANTQSENERLASVAQELKEINQNVEIQRGRLRDDIKEYKFREARLLQDYSELEEENISLQKQVSVLRQNQVEFEGLKHEIKRLEEETEYLNSQLEDAIRLKEISERQLEEALETLKTEREQKNSLRKELSHYMSINDSLYTSHLHVSLDGLKLGDDAEALANGFEHGGLAKLPLDNKTSTPTKDGLAPPSPSLVSDLLSELNISEIQKLKQQLMQMEREKVGLLATLQDTQKQLEQARGALSEQHEEVSRLTENLSALRRLQASKERRTALDSEKERDSHEDGDYYEVDINGPEILACKYRVALAEAGELREQLKALRSAHEASEAQHTEEKGQHEAESQALTEKVSLLEKASRQDRELLSRLQMELKKVSDVAGETQGSLSVAQDELVTFSEELANLYHHVCMCNNETPTRVVLDYYREGPAGAGSCSPETRGRRSPVLPKGPPASEGRARDSSPSPGSSLPSPLSDPRREPMNIYNLIAIIRDQIRHLQAAVDRTTELSRQRLASQELGPAADKDREALMEEILKLKSLLSTKREQITTLRTVLKANKQTAEVALANLKSKYENEKAMVTETMMKLRNELKALKEDAATFSSLRAMFATRCDEYITQLDEMQRQLAAAEDEKKTLNSLLRMAIQQKLALTQRLELLELDHEQTRRSRAKATPKTKPGTPSL; encoded by the exons GCATTTGGACAGGCCCACACGAACCATAAGAAGGTGGCTGCAGACGGCGAGAGCCGGGAGGAGAGTCTGATCCAGGAGTCAGCTTCCAAGGAGCAGTACTATGTGCGCAAGGTGCTGGAGCTGCAGACAGAACTGAAGCAGCTGCGCAACGTGCTTGCCAACACGCAGTCAGAGAACGAGCGCCTGGCCTCAGTGGCCCAGGAGCTGAAGGAG ATCAACCAAAATGTAGAGATTCAGCGTGGCCGCCTGCGGGATGACATCAAGGAGTACAAGTTCCGGGAGGCCCGCCTGCTGCAGGACTACTCGGAGTTGGAGGAGGAGAACATCAGTCTGCAAAAGCAGGTGTCTGTGCTCAGGCAGAACCAG GTGGAGTTTGAGGGTCTCAAGCATGAGATCAAGCGTCTGGAGGAGGAGACCGAATATCTCAACAGCCAGCTGGAGGACGCCATTCGGCTCAAGGAGATCTCGGAGCGGCAGCTGGAGGAGGCGCTGGAGACGCTGAAGACAGAGCGGGAGCAGAAGAACAGTCTGCGCAAGGAGCTGTCGCACTACATGAGCATCAATGACTCCCTCTACACCAGCCACCTGCACGTCTCCCTGGACGGCCTTAAGCTCGGTGATGATGCCGAAGCCCTGGCCAATGGCTTTGAGCACGGTGGCCTGGCCAAGCTGCCGCTGGACAACAAGACCTCCACGCCCACCAAGGACGGCCTTGCTCCACCTTCACCCAGCCTCGTTTCTGACCTCCTCAGTGAGCTCAACATCTCTGAGATCCAGAAGCTTAAGCAGCAGCTAATGCAG ATGGAGCGGGAGAAGGTGGGCCTGCTGGCAACGCTGCAGGACACACAGAAGCAGCTGGAGCAGGCCCGAGGGGCCCTGTCGGAGCAGCACGAGGAGGTGAGCCGCCTCACAGAGAACCTGAGTGCTCTGCGGCGCCTGCAGGCCAGCAAGGAGCGGCGGACAGCCCTGGACAGTGAGAAGGAGCGAGACAGCCATGAGGATGGTGACTACTATGAGGTGGACATCAATGGGCCTGAGATCCTGGCCTGCAAGTACCGTGTGGCCCTGGCAGAGGCTGGTGAGCTTCGGGAGCAGCTGAAGGCGCTGCGCAGTGCACACGAGGCCAGCGAGGCCCAGCACACCGAGGAGAAGGGCCAGCATGAGGCCGAAAGCCAGGCGCTCACTGAGAAGGTCTCCCTGTTGGAGAAGGCCAGCCGCCAGGACCGCGAGCTCCTGTCCCGGCTGCAGATGGAGCTCAAGAAGGTGAGCGACGTCGCAGGCGAGACACAAGGCAGCCTGAGCGTGGCCCAGGACGAGCTGGTGACCTTCAGTGAGGAGCTGGCCAACCTCTACCACCACGTGTGCATGTGCAACAACGAGACGCCCACCCGTGTGGTGCTGGACTACTACCGAGAGGGCCCGGCTGGCGCCGGCAGCTGCAGCCCTGAGACCCGTGGGCGTCGCTCACCTGTCCTGCCCAAGGGGCCGCCTGCCTCAGAGGGTAGGGCCAGGGACAGCAGCCCCTCACCTGGCTCCTCACTGCCCTCGCCCCTGAGTGACCCACGCCGGGAGCCCATGAACATCTACAACCTGATCGCCATTATCCGTGACCAGATCAGGCACCTGCAGGCAGCTGTGGACCGCACCACAGAGCTGTCGCGGCAGCGCCTGGCCTCACAGGAGCTGGGCCCAGCTGCGGACAAGGACCGGGAGGCACTCATGGAGGAGATCCTGAAGCTGAAGTCGCTGCTCAGCACCAAGCGGGAGCAGATCACCACGCTGCGCACGGTGCTCAAGGCCAACAAGCAG ACAGCAGAGGTGGCCCTCGCCAACCTAAAGAGCAAGTACGAGAACGAGAAGGCCATGGTGACCGAGACCATGATGAAGCTGCGCAACGAGCTCAAGGCCCTCAAGGAGGACGCGGCCACCTTCTCCTCACTGCGTGCCATGTTCGCCACCAG GTGTGACGAGTACATCACACAGTTGGATGAGATGCAGCGGCAGCTGGCAGCTGCTGAGGACGAGAAGAAGACACTCAACTCGCTGCTGCGCATGGCCATCCAGCAGAAGCTGGCGCTGACCCAGCGGCTGGAGCTGCTTGAGCTGGACCATGAGCAGACCCGGCGAAGCCGCGCCAAGGCCACCCCCAAGACCAAGCCTGGTACCCCGAGC CTGTAG